From the Lathyrus oleraceus cultivar Zhongwan6 chromosome 4, CAAS_Psat_ZW6_1.0, whole genome shotgun sequence genome, one window contains:
- the LOC127074886 gene encoding defensin Tk-AMP-D6 — MARSLSLVSTIFVFLLLVATKMGPSIVADARDCESPSQIFKGLCFTDTNCASVCHTEGFPGGKCKGLPKRCICTKPC, encoded by the exons ATGGCTCGTTCGTTGTCTTTGGTGTCCACCATCTTTGTCTTCCTTCTTCTTGTTGCAACTA AGATGGGCCCGAGTATTGTGGCAGATGCAAGGGATTGTGAGTCACCAAGTCAAATATTCAAAGGATTGTGTTTCACTGACACCAATTGTGCTAGTGTGTGCCATACTGAGGGTTTCCCTGGAGGAAAATGTAAAGGCTTGCCTAAGAGATGTATTTGCACTAAACCTTGTTAA